The following coding sequences are from one Rissa tridactyla isolate bRisTri1 chromosome 14, bRisTri1.patW.cur.20221130, whole genome shotgun sequence window:
- the GFI1B gene encoding zinc finger protein Gfi-1b, giving the protein MPRSFLVKSKKAHTYHQHRFVEDDLPLLTWDPVTSPFTAIGDKKPEDITKQDLECVVPKQEKDPSQLKEESVPVQYLSRMLPGPSAQEMAIPGLQIKDCTNTTSTPTFYKTGFSWDAFPLPYSYRQMSSTMQSALLEHPVSLYRSHLLPSTEPPLDYSMHYSSDMETYHCVKCNKVFSTPHGLEVHVRRSHSGTRPFACEVCGKTFGHAVSLEQHTNIHSQERSFECKMCGKTFKRSSTLSTHLLIHSDTRPYPCQYCGKRFHQKSDMKKHTYIHTGEKPHKCQVCGKAFSQSSNLITHSRKHTGFKPFSCELCAKGFQRKVDLRRHRETQHSLK; this is encoded by the exons ATGCCACGTTCCTTTTTGGTGAAAAGCAAAAAGGCTCATACCTATCATCAACACCGCTTTGTGGAAGATGACCTGCCATTACTCACGTGGGATCCAGTAACCTCTCCCTTCACTG CCATAGGAGACAAGAAACCGGAGGACATCACGAAACAGGACCTAGAATGCGTGGttccaaaacaagaaaaggaCCCATCTCAACTGAAAGAAGAAAGCGTCCCTGTCCAGTACTTGAGCAGGATGCTGCCAGGCCCTTCAGCTCAAG AGATGGCCATCCCAGGTCTGCAGATCAAAGACTGCACTAACACAACAAGCACCCCTACCTTCTACAAAACCGGCTTTTCTTGGGATGCTTTCCCTTTGCCATACAGCTACCGGCAGATGTCTTCCACCATGCAGTCAGCCCTCTTGGAGCATCCAGTTAGCCTGTACAGAAGCCACCTCCTGCCAAGCACTGAGCCCCCTCTGGATTACAGCATGCATTACTCCTCGGACATGGAGACCTACCACTGTGTGAAGTGCAACAAG GTATTCTCCACTCCCCATGGGCTGGAGGTCCACGTCCGAAGGTCTCACAGTGGGACCCGGCCCTTTGCTTGTGAAGTATGTGGCAAAACCTTTGGACACGCTGTAAGCCTGGAGCAGCACACCAATATTCACTCCCAG gaaagaagttttgaGTGCAAGATGTGTGGGAAGACATTCAAGCGTTCCTCCACCCTCTCCACTCATCTCCTGATCCATTCAGACACACGGCCCTATCCCTGCCAATACTGTGGCAAGCGGTTCCACCAGAAGTCAGATATGAAGAAACACACTTACATCCACACTg GGGAGAAGCCCCACAAATGCCAGGTATGCGGCAAAGCCTTCAGCCAGAGCTCCAACCTCATCACCCACAGCCGCAAGCACACCGGCTTCAAGCCCTTCAGCTGTGAGCTCTGTGCCAAGGGCTTCCAGCGCAAGGTGGATCTACGGAGGCACAGAGAGACCCAACACAGTCTCAAGTGA